A genomic window from Deltaproteobacteria bacterium includes:
- a CDS encoding FAD-dependent oxidoreductase — MTEKALGSVLVVGGGIAGMQASLDLADSGYLVHLIEKSSAIGGVMSELDKTFPTNDCAM; from the coding sequence ATGACTGAAAAGGCCCTCGGATCCGTACTCGTTGTCGGCGGTGGCATCGCTGGCATGCAGGCATCCTTGGATCTGGCAGATTCAGGGTATCTGGTTCATTTGATTGAAAAATCCTCTGCCATCGGTGGCGTGATGAGTGAACTGGATAAAACATTTCCCACCAATGACTGCGCCATGTGA